A genome region from Penaeus chinensis breed Huanghai No. 1 chromosome 15, ASM1920278v2, whole genome shotgun sequence includes the following:
- the LOC125032943 gene encoding heparan sulfate 2-O-sulfotransferase 1-like translates to MRVKVSDTKILILLFQLLVAVVLLLTMLSILYRKEKENTKQTLFQKYGIEHIFKDERDPYDVYGQSAINQHYMHLRAPLPYMQQQPGAGGQIMQQMQYMQQQQQGPPAPNVQQQPEVAKESAAGNDAMVQKSPEFEIVPSAKNVTPHDARLLVYNRVPKCGSTTVLDILNLTARMNQYWYRHSLLYNEMNLTSGQQRMVLTHLGVQNWEIPISYDRHMYYVDFAKEGNSRVAWMNIIRDPVERIISEFYFIRVKSRWDTIESLKKISHRKPPDSWFEMTLDECVPAKHPECYPKLGQYMRMQLTFLCGTDPVCSQVGNRKALQLAKMHVERQYSVVGTLEEFPLTLRVLEAYLPRFFRGVTSLEHSSGNVKKNVGEYKPSVSEETKTILRALLKEDVELYEFVRQRLFLQAEAIAKTER, encoded by the exons atGAGAGTTAAGGTGTCCGATACCAAAATCCTGATCCTGCTCTTCCAGCTGCTCGTCGCCGTGGTGTTGTTGCTAACGATGCTCAGCATCCTCTaccggaaggaaaaggaaaatacgaaGCAAACTCTCTTCCAGAAGTACGGAATCGAACACATCTTCAAGGACGAGAGAGATCCCTACGACGTATACGGACAATCCGCCATAAACCAACACTATATGCATCTAAGGGCTCCTCTGCCATACATGCAGCAGCAACCAGGAGCTGGAGGACAGATTATGCAACAGATGCAGTAcatgcagcagcaacaacaaggTCCTCCTGCTCCAAATGTCCAACAGCAGCCTGAAGTTGCAAAGGAATCTGCAGCAGGGAACGACGCCATGGTCCAGAAATCTCCAG AGTTCGAAATCGTGCCGTCTGCCAAGAACGTGACGCCCCACGACGCCAGGCTGCTCGTGTACAACCGCGTTCCGAAGTGCGGCTCGACTACCGTGCTGGATATTCTCAACTT GACGGCGAGGATGAACCAGTACTGGTACAGGCACTCTCTGCTGTACAACGAGATGAACCTGACGAGTGGTCAACAGAGGATGGTCTTGACTCACTTGGGTGTTCAGAACTGGGAGATTCCGATAAGCTACGACCGACACATgtactatgtagatttcgccaa GGAAGGCAACTCTCGCGTCGCGTGGATGAACATCATTCGCGATCCCGTCGAGAGAATCATCAGCGAATTCTACTTCATACGCGTCAAGTCTCGCTGGGATACGATCGA GTCGCTCAAGAAAATCAGCCACAGGAAGCCGCCAGACTCATGGTTTGAGATGACCCTTGACGAATGCGTTCCTGCCAAGCATCCCGAGTGCTATCCCAAGCTCGGGCAGTACATGAGAATGCAGCTCACCTTCCTGTGCGGCACTGATCCCGTGTGCAG CCAAGTGGGGAATCGCAAGGCCCTCCAGTTAGCCAAGATGCACGTGGAGCGCCAGTACAGTGTGGTCGGGACCCTTGAAGAGTTCCCTTTGACCCTACGTGTCCTCGAGGCCTACCTTCCGAGATTCTTCCGTGGGGTCACCTCCCTCGAGCACAGCAGCG GAAACGTCAAGAAGAACGTGGGCGAGTACAAGCCCAGCGTGTCCGAGGAAACCAAAACGATCCTGAGAGCTCTGCTGAAGGAGGACGTCGAGCTCTACGAGTTCGTTCGACAGCGGCTCTTCCTCCAGGCCGAAGCCATAGCCAAGACCGAGCGCTGA
- the LOC125032776 gene encoding beta-1,3-galactosyltransferase 5-like, with product MRWCRRSSLIILLGLLVAGLVLIWGKPFWPNFSPRGTTTTQPNITLFFANIHQLWVEPAEVLKTCQDKKVDVLVIVPTSAANHEAREAVRKSWNGNFPANWPVMFYLGATNNPQLQKKIAEEGRQYGDIAQDLSFFDSYNNLTLKTLSLVSWAQKFCRKANYVLKIDDDVFLNTKKFHDFITCVTNARNDIYKKLYQKNTVTLGEDVLQDKFEEESMQPSSSTELSTCESFKPYGLINYFLNSKSHDYESYIFGGYLYKNVQADRNPSSKWYLDRSVYRYDRLPPFLSGTAYIMSSNIIPHLIHEAKQHPVIALEDVYMSGIIGSQGLKLKLSHLDGWSRFRPRWDSVCTYNELLTAHGLSPAELSSMSLAVASLDNGACDGILTHILNNFNSLISYLFPRVSK from the exons ATGCGATGGTGCAGGAGAAGTTCTTTAATAATCCTGCTGGGACTTTTGGTGGCAGGACTGGTGCTGATATGGGGTAAACCATTCTGGCCTAATTTTTCGCCCAGGGGCACGACCACAACCCAACCAAATATTACTCTGTTCTTTGCAAA TATTCATCAACTGTGGGTTGAGCCTGCCGAAGTACTGAAAACCTGCCAGGACAAGAAAGTTGACGTCCTGGTGATTGTACCAACATCAGCTGCAAACCACGAAGCCCGGGAAGCAGTCAGAAAAAGCTGGAATGGCAATTTTCCAGCAAACTGGCCCGTCATGTTTTATCTTGGAGCAACAAATAATCCTCAGTTACAG aAAAAGATTGCTGAAGAAGGACGACAATATGGGGATATCGCCCAAGACCTCAGCTTTTTTGACTCGTACAACAATCTGACTCTGAAGACATTGAGCCTTGTCAGCTGGGCTCAGAAGTTCTGCAGAAAGGCTAATTATGTGCTTAAAATAGACGATGATGTATTCCTTAATACCAAGAAATTTCATGATTTTATCACCTGTGTGACCAATGCCAGGAATGATATTTATAAGAAGTTGTACCAGAAAAATACAGTAACCCTTGGTGAGGATGTCCTACAGGATAAATTTGAAGAAGAAAGTATGCAGCCAAGTTCTTCAACTGAACTTTCTACATGTGAATCATTTAAGCCATATGGACTTATTAACTACTTTTTGAATTCCAAGAGCCATGACTATGAGTCTTACATATTTGGGGGTTACTTGTACAAAAATGTACAGGCTGACAGAAACCCAAGCTCCAAGTGGTATCTGGACAGAAGTGTTTATAGATATGACAGGCTCCCTCCATTCTTATCAGGCACTGCGTACATTATGTCGTCTAATATAATTCCTCACCTCATACATGAGGCTAAGCAACATCCTGTCATTGCCCTTGAAGATGTATATATGTCAGGCATCATTGGAAGTCAAGGCCTGAAGTTGAAGCTGAGCCACCTTGACGGCTGGAGCAGGTTCCGTCCTCGTTGGGACAGCGTCTGCACTTACAATGAACTCCTAACAGCACATGGGCTCTCTCCTGCTGAGCTTTCCTCCATGTCACTTGCTGTTGCTTCTTTAGACAATGGTGCATGTGATGGAATCCTGACACACATTCTGAACAATTTTAATTCGCTGATATCATATTTATTTCCCAGGGTGTCTAAGTGA